Part of the Perognathus longimembris pacificus isolate PPM17 chromosome 1, ASM2315922v1, whole genome shotgun sequence genome, CCAGGGCCTTCCACGTTCCTCTTCCTATCCCTGTCCTCCGCCCCCTGCTGCCTCCCCTCGTGGGTCCCAAGGGGTAGCCCAGGGACGGTGGGGGAGCCCAGGCCAGGCCCCCCAATCCCGCCGGCTCCTggcccagggcctggctgggcctgAGGGAGCGGCGAGCGGGGCAGCACAGGCGGGGGCTGATGGGAGGCCGCATGGAACCAGGGCGGCCTCGGGGTCCTCTGGGGGGACCCCCGAACCCCACTCTCACGCCAGCCTTCGTGGGCCCCCCCGGCACCAGGGACAGCAAGAAGCCTTGGGGTGGCCTGCTGGGCGGCTGGGGGGAGGCAGGGCCCCGCCGCCGCTGAAGCCCCTTGGCAGGCGCTGTGCCCCGGCCCCCCAGCCCTGCGTCCGCGCTCCGAGCGCCTCTAGAGCCCGTtggccagcgggggggggggggggggaggagctcaGCCCACTGCGGGGCAGATCCGGTTTCTTTACCTTGGCCTTGGCGGCCGCTTCTCACCCCCACCAGCTCTGCTGCCCCTTCAGGAGCAGGCTCCTGGGGCACCAACAGGGCCGGGGGCAGTGAAGCTTGGGCGATGGGAGGAAGCGCCCCCCCCCGAGTGGGGCAGCACTGGGGAGCACCGGGCAGGGCCTCGGCCTCACCCCCGCCCTCCCGGGAAGAACCGCAGAGCCCAGGCCTGTTTGGGTGAGAGGCTGTTACATAAGCCGTCTGTGGGAGACGAGGTTGCCGCTGGGCctggctcccctccccgcccccccccccacatcacgAGCCTCCGGCCCTGGGTGGAGGCCAAGCCTGGCCCATAAATAGGGGTCTCCTCGGCACCGGCTGCTCCTCCGGCTCCGCGGCTTCCGTGGGTGTCCCGCAGCCCCAAACCCAAGCCCAGGACGCCGGCTCTGCGTGGAGAGGATGGCCGCTCAGGGCGTGCTGTGGGTGGGCCTGCTTCTCCTGGGGGTCTCGGGGGTCCCGCAGACCCAGGCCAAGGACCAGGACACCCTGCAGCCCTATTTCCAGCCGGACAAGGTGAGGGCTCCCACCCCAGACCCGAGACGGTGTGAGGCCCCGGAGGCTGGGTTCAGCCATCCTGGGGTtacccggggggtgggggtgggtcccCACGGGGCCCGCACAGCACTCCCAGGGTCGAGGGCAGCGCCAGGACCGGGGCAGAAGAGAGGATGCCCAACGAGGCCGACCTGAGCGGCCCTTCCCAGGCCTCCAACCCCGGGCCGCGGGACGGCACAGATACAGCCCACGGGGCTGCTTAGCGCCAGGCCCCTGCCCCCGACCCCTCCAGGAATGGGGTGCGCTCTGGTAGCCCCCCTCTGCCCCCTGACGAGGCGTCACAAGAAAGGCCGGGGTGCGGGCGGGGCAGGGAGCATCCTCAGGTCTGCATCTTGGCCCagggaggcagaaaggaaggaatggagccaggcgggggggggggggggcaggtgcctAGCAGGAGGCTCTGCCCAGCTGGCACTGGTGCCCCCTGCAGTTCCTGGGGCCCTGGTACAGCGTGGGCCTGGCTTCCAACGCCAGCTGGTTCCTGGAGAAGAAGAACGTGATGTCCATGTGCAAGACCACGGTGGCCCCCTCCGCAGACGGCAGCCTGAACCTCACCTCCACCTTCCTCCGGTGGGGCCGGTGacccagagcccccccaccccatcgtcccggcctggggctggccttgggGCTGACCCTTGACCTGGGGCCGTCTGTCCACAGGAAGAACCAGTGTGAGACCCGGGCCATGCAGCTGCAGCCCACCGAGCGCCCGGGCCGGTACAACTACCACAGTCCCCGTgagtgcatgggggggggggggagaagcggggctgggccggggcaggggcggggcctggccggggcgggggtggaggcggggcgggggtggaggcggggcgatgggggcggggcaggggcggggcggggctgggggcgggccggggcgggggctgggggcggggcggggctgggggcggggccgggggcggggcggggccggggcgggggtggaggcggggcgatgggggcgggggcggggcgtggaTGGGGGCGGGGCGATGGGGGCGGTgccgggctgggggcggggcggggccggggcgggagcggggccgggccgggggcggggcgggggccgggggcgggctggggctgggggcggccgcccctccctccccctgcacgcgtggggtgggggggacccacGCCCTGCGGGTCCTTCCTCTGTCCACCTGGGCGGGCTCTCCGGAAGGCCTGGGCCCCACCCGCGCCTGGCAGCCTCCGCCTCGGGACCCAGGGCCTCCCCCACCGGCCCCCGGGGAGCCCCGCCGCCCCCTGCCCGCCCTGGGCTTCCGGCCCTTTCTCCCCGGATTTGTCCTTGGAGGACCCAGCTCTGGCTCTGCAGGCAGGAGGCGGGGAACTGGCTGGCCGCCCTGCTCGGAAGGGGCAGGGAAAGCAGCCAGACAGCAGAGAGGCCCCAGCCCCTCCGCCAGCGGCCCAGCACCCCGGGGGCGGGCCCAGCACCCCTAGCGCCCCGAGGGCGGGCCCAGCACCCCGAGGGCAGGCCCAGCACCCCAAGGGCGGGCCCAGCACCCCTAGCACCCCGAGGGCGGGCCCAGCACCCCTAGCACCCCGAGGGCGGGCCCAGCACCCCTAGCACCCCGAGGGCGGGCCCAGCACCCCTAGCACCCCGAGGGCGGGCCCAGCACCCCGAGGGCAGGCCCAGCACCCCGAGGGCGGGCCCAGCACCCCTAGCACCCCGAGGGCAGGCCCAGCACCCCGAGGGCAGGCCCAGCACCCCGAGGGCGGGCCCAGCACCCCGAGGGCGGGCCCAGCACCCCTAGCACCCCGAGGGCGGGCCCAGCACCCCTAGCACCCCGAGGGCGGGCCCAGCACCCCTAGCACCCCGAGGGCAGGCCCAGCACCCCGAGGGCGGGCCCAGCACCCCTAGCACCCTGAGGGCAGGCCCAGCACCCCGAGGGCGGGCCCAGCACCCCTAGCACCCCGGGGGCAGGCGCTCTTCCCctggcccggggggcgggggggggggcgggtggaggaCTGAACATTCCAACCTTCTCAGACTGGGGCAGCATCCACTCCGTGTCCGTGGTGGAGACCAACTACGACGAGTACGCCGTGCTGTACACCCAGGGCACCCAGGGCCCCCACCAGGACTTCCGCATGGCCAGCCTCTACAGTGAGCGTCCCCCCCCCGGGgtgccccaggcccagaggaGGGGCGGGAGGGCCCCCAAGACACAGGGCGGGGGCGGAGTGGGcccactcctcccctcttcctccctccttctccgcCAGGCCGCACCAAGACCCTAAAGGACAAGCTGAAGGAGGACTTTGCTGCCTT contains:
- the Ptgds gene encoding prostaglandin-H2 D-isomerase isoform X2, with the translated sequence MAAQGVLWVGLLLLGVSGVPQTQAKDQDTLQPYFQPDKFLGPWYSVGLASNASWFLEKKNVMSMCKTTVAPSADGSLNLTSTFLRKNQCETRAMQLQPTERPGRYNYHSPHWGSIHSVSVVETNYDEYAVLYTQGTQGPHQDFRMASLYSRTKTLKDKLKEDFAAFCKSQGFTEDSIVFLPEPDKCINEPE
- the Ptgds gene encoding prostaglandin-H2 D-isomerase isoform X1, coding for MAAQGVLWVGLLLLGVSGVPQTQAKDQDTLQPYFQPDKFLGPWYSVGLASNASWFLEKKNVMSMCKTTVAPSADGSLNLTSTFLRKNQCETRAMQLQPTERPGRYNYHSPHWGSIHSVSVVETNYDEYAVLYTQGTQGPHQDFRMASLYSRTKTLKDKLKEDFAAFCKSQGFTEDSIVFLPEPADKCINEPE